Part of the Candoia aspera isolate rCanAsp1 chromosome 1, rCanAsp1.hap2, whole genome shotgun sequence genome, GCCTCTCAAAAGAAGGCAGAAATCAACCTGAATGCATTGATAAAGTGTTAAAGATTTCCTgttgaaaggaaataaagaagtTCAAGATGAAATTACTTCTTTACAGGATTTGGTACAGTGAAATAACctctatttttatattgtgaaTATTCTTTATACGGTAAGccagtctttggtgctctctctATAAAAACTCCTGCATAAGATTTTTTCCCTATTACAGTCTCAATACCGGCTAGAGATACAAGCTGCCTTCCACTagaccagtgctggctggggaattttgggagttgaagtccacacctcttcaagttgtcacagttgagaaacactgatctagactaaaGTCCCAGCTCAGTGGCAAATTATTTTCTAAGGTCCATACTGTTTTACTTCTGTCCAGTCCAGTTGGTTCTTTCAAATGGAATGGAAAGGCAAGAATTGAGTTCTTACTTGTGAAAGTGCTACAAGTCTATTTGCTGGAATTTAATTTGATAAATATGGCAACTTCTGAATCTACTTCAGAGAATATACTTCTTTTTTTGTTCCTTATAAGAATTGCCCCTGATTGGATTACTTTTTAGTTTTCTCAATTTTCTGTTGATCAGATGAAAAATTGCAATATGGGTTCAGTTGTAACTTCTGATCATATTCCAATtacattagcattttttaaaagaaaatctagcATTGAAGGATAGTACTTGAATACTAATGTTATTAAAAGTCTCATATTTAGTAAAAAGGATAAGAGATTgagaaaaaatgatataaatagaCATTCTACAAATTTAGAAACTGTACTTCAAAGTATAGATTTGAGATTGGATTAAATTGCTTTATCCTGAATGAAGCTTAATGTCGttacatggaaaaagaagaaacaaaaattggATGTTGAAACACTAACAGTTTAAGATATTCAGACCACATCACTTTGTTAGCTGAAAGTAAAAGAAGATTTAGGGGAGTTCACTggaaaagtgaaaacagaaagcgaAAAACTGGGATTAAtgttaaacattaaaatataaagaatatcAACCTTACTTAGAAAAAGGACAGCTCATggagaagaagaataaaaatggacTGTGTGCTTGAGAAGGGAAGATATTAATCCTATAAAGGAAAGAGATGACAGACAAGATCCTGAAGGATGAAGACATCTTTACGTGAgtagttaaagcagtgttttttccaGTGCTAAAACATCACTATGGAAGCTGCATTATGGAAGGAGCAAGAGAAAGAAGACTGGCATCTTCTGATTTTGGAGATGATTATCAAGAGCACCATGGACCCTAAGAAAAAAGCAATCAAGCCTAGAAAAAGTAAAAACCAACTCTCCCGGAAGCAAGCAGGAACTCACATATCTTGGGTATGTGATGCAAGAGAAGATGTACTAGAAAAAATGGCTTTGTTGGCCAAGGTTTAGGGAAgtagaagaaggaagagacaaCAGATGAGGCAAATGGATGGGATCAGGGGTCCTTCTGAGTTACGGATTTTCACTGGGAATGGATTTGGATGGCAGACgtttgtccagacagtcaccatgGACTGGGCCTGACTCCATAGCTCTAAATATCGTTCTGCgtttaattttatcattttatcataACCTCACTGTTTTAGATAACTTTTCCTCTCGTTGAACAATTCTATCACAGGATAAAACTTCATACATCTGATGGAATGCATGCGGTTCAGAAAAGCTAATGTTGTAATAAACGTGTTAATTTTTAAAGTGGCCCAAGACTCCTTATTGCTTCTGATAAAATAAATGAGGCCGTCTCATCACCATAaatatcttttaaagaaaaagtgcaTAAGAAAATTTTGCTTTACTTCTCAAAGACTTAGGAGGACTTTTCTCAAGTTCTTCTGCACTTTTGCAAAAAATGTAGCTAAACAAGATTCTTACCTCTGTATCGGATTGCTGAAAAAGTCGAATTAGAGCGCACAAGGTCATTCCCTTTGTAGGCCTACATAGCTTATGATCCAAATGATGACACTCTCTTTTCTCTAGTATTGAGCACAAAGGGACATTCACAGGATATCTATCGTTATGTCCCATCAGGGCCCTAAATGGCTCAGGCAATCATCCTGCCCCAATGGTTCATTCATTTAGGATTATTTTTGTTCAAGTGGTTCCAGCTTGGAATATCCACAGCTCACTGCAGCAGCACAGAAACAGCCAAAAAATCCAAGTGAATCAAAACACTGAAGCTAGGCTGCAGATGATACTGCCAAAATTCCCAGGTAGCAGCAGAGCAGCAACAGGAACTGCTCCAGAACGTAGAGAGTGAAGGTCAATGTCTGCTCCCCATCCTTGCCAAGCTATTATTTTTACAACGCAGATCTAAAACATTTCcaaatttttgaaaataatttgaaaaaacattttgaaaacaaacatttcaaaTAATAGGAAAATAGATTCAGTTCCCCCAACCCTAACCTCATATACCCTCACTGGCTAGGTTTATACATCACACTAagacataatgtggtttgtttggtttgggttaGTGTTGTGTAAAACGAGCCAGTTGTGGGTTTTTCAGTAAATCAAAAGTTAATCACTGCAACCAGCATGTGATCCATCCTCCATAGAGAGTCCCTCAGCATTCCAAGAACATGCTGCCAAAACTGAAGAGCAAAAATAGCAAATCTAGGCTATATTTTTGGCGTAGAGAGGCAGTCAAGGATGGGAATAGCAGCAGTTTGCCTCATAGAGATCTGCTCCCATTCCCATTCTTAAAAACCTGGGGGGAAATCCTGGCTGGGTCATTGTCCCTGACCCTTCAGAAATTGTCCACCTCTTCAATATATGATATTTCAGGTATTTAAGCTTTAGCATAATGTTCTAATGGCATCACTGCCTTTTTGAAAGGGAGAACTGAAGCTTTCTCTTAACTGAAGTACTGTAACTGCAGCATTACaagctttgtctttttctttgcgTTTTAGAATGTTCAGATATTATTGCTGTGATTTGTGACTGCTTTCCAGGCAGCATCATAAGATCAGCCATTCCATTCTGACATCCTCCAGTGGGTTAGAACTACAGCTCAGAATTCAGGAGTTCcttcagcatgctagctgggaacTCAAGGAACTGCAATCCTAACAGGGTTGGAGAAGGCTAATTTGGAAAAAGCTATGCTACAATGAACAAAATTGAATGGGAGGACAGATGCAATTTATCTCAGACATAAGCAAATACTTCATGGAGATTTCTTCTGAATAGGCATGCACAAGATTGCACTGCAAAGCAGCCTGCAATGGTTATTCAGTTAGTGGAATCCTCTGCAGCTGCTGAAGCTTCTTTTAAGCTCTTTTGAGAACATGCTAAGAACTTTGATACTCCTCTAGCATAGTACTCGTattctggtgccttccagaaatACTGGACTACTGAACTGGTTGGGAATGATGGAAGTTAGACTTCCATGCATTAGGAGGTATCATTTCAGAAAGGGCAGCTTTGAAGAAAGCCATAAAACTTAATTTGGTGGTGTTGTCCaagatgaggaaaaaaatagttgGAACCACAAGCAGCCCAGGGATTCTACCCtcccacagaaaaaaaaaggaataaaacaacagaaaccctttgttgtttattcgtttagtcgcttccgactcttcgtgacttcatggaccagcccacgccagagcttcctgtcggtcgtcaacacccccagctcccccagggacgagtccgtcacctctagaatatcatccatccatcttgcccttggtcggcccctcttccttttgccttccactctccctagcatcagcatcttctccaggctgtcctgtctaaCAGAAACCCTatccagagaaaaataaaacagtttccTATCTAGGCAGGATCTGAATTAGTTGGACCTAATTTAGTTCCAACTTATGATTAAAAGTGCAGCATTGAATCAAAGCACAGGACTCTTCTTGCAAGGGAACAGCAGAGAGTCCTTAGGTAAACAAAGATGAAGTCAAAGGCAATAATAAATGAATACTTTTAACTTGCATTTTAAGGAGTTATGATCAACAAGGCAAATTAAGCATTCAGTCAGATAGAACCCTGGGACTTGCCAAgctcaacatatacataaaataacaCTCTATTTCTCAGCCCCCAGCTTTAAGAAGTATAAACAAAGGAAGTCTCTTCTCTCCTTCTGTCTTGTGTGTTTATTCTGTCATAGCTCAATATCTATACACATCGCATGCCTTCTCCTGGTGGGAAAAGGATTCCAAAGGTCACCAAAGTTATCTTCCCCAGTTTTGGggctgctggctgagaattctgggggttgcagTCTCATGTCATCTGGAGGGCAGTAGGTTAAGGAAAACTAAAGTAGTGGTTTCGCTTTCGCTATAAAGTAGAAAAGAGAAGTATGCTGAAGGGGAAGAGAGGCCTTCTTGAATATAACCTATCAGGCAAAACCAATCAAGAGTGGATCATATGGGTGGCCAAAGGAAGAGTAAAAATCAAAAGGGCAACTGGTTCAGGGTGAAGCCATGCTCACCCACTCAGCCACTCCAAGACTCTGCTGTGCCCGCATTTGGAAGCCTGGGGGAAGAGCTTATTATGGGCAGAAAGAAGGTAACTCTAAGCAATGTCTCAACTGCCAGGGCCAAGCCTCTGCTACCCATCTGAAACAAAGCCAGGAAAACTATATTACAGAAGATTTGACTTTTGTAGATTAAATCCCTGCTGAATATTTTGGGTAGATCAGGGACCTGGAAAAAGGAAGGATTATATAAAGCACCATCACATTATGCACCATAAATCAAATAGTGATTCATcctcttaaattattttaaaacaagaagcACTGATGagtgaaagtagaaaaaaaagaattacctCTTAATTGGCTTCTTAAGGTTTGGAAGACATCTGATTTGGTCACATCTGTTGTAGTTATGGTCTCAGGAAACAGTCTAGACTGGCTGATCACTGTTGGATCTATGTTTTCCACTGGACTTCCAGATTGGGCTCCAACCTTCTCAGATAGATCAGTGGTATGGGCGAGATTCAGGCTTGTATTGGTTGACTCCTCCACCTGACCAGGTATCTGGCCTGATCCACTCTGATTatctttgcttccttttgctgtgGTTGCCAATAAACTTGGTGACAGGACCTTTttcacatcctcctcctcctgtcctgtTGGTTGCACTGTTTGAGGTTGATTCATCTTCACAAGGTGCATAGCTTTCATCTGGCTGGAAGGCTCTAATTTTGTATCATCCCATTCATCACTTAGCAGCAAGCCTGCAGCAGCCATCATGGTAGTGCTTAGGATATCTTTCAAGTGCCCTTGGTTCTCTGGGATTTCCCCTTCCAAACTTAAGGGGGCATCTGCCAGCAGCAATCTGGGCTCTGTAGCAGTATCTGTGCCCATCCCAATTGTTGGGAAGCTATTTCCATCTGATCCTTTTGCCAAGTCAACTGGTTGGCCCGTTGGAAGAAACGGATTTTTGAGGAGGTTGCTTGGTGATATTGTAGCAGCAAAACTATTTATCGTTTTTTGGATAGTTGACTTGGGGTTGTCTGAAGGGTCAACATGGGCTCCTCCTTCTAGACTGCCTGGTGTAAACAGATCCCCATCCAGATTTCCTTCTCCCCAACCTCCATCCACTGTCTCTTTTGCAGAGCTACTAAGCATACCATCTTCAACAACAGGATCTGGAATTGTCACAACAGTGGCAAGCAAAGCTTCCTGTGTCCCATATTTATCCAGTTTTTCATTGGGCCCCTTGAGACCGATTTGCCTTTCACTTTCCACAGCAATCTCCAGACCTGTGCTGGCAAAAACATCCATATCTGAGCGTTCCAAGGGATTGTGAACATGCAGAATGGTTGGTAGGGTTGTTTTTACAGTTGTGGCTCTGTTTAATGACCTCCCGGATGGCTCTACTGAGGCTCCATAAAGGCTTTCAGATGCAGAAGTGCTGGCTGTATCCATGGATGAGCTTAAGTTACCTTCTGGATTTGATACATTTGTATTTGCTAAACTGTTCCCTGCTGGTAATGCCAGATGCAGTTCTCTTACATGCCTTTTCTCCACTTGTCTTAAAGCAAGACATTGCAGGCTGCTGAAGTCGAGCAGAATAAGACAGAAGGCGACGAACATGTGAAACCCCCTCAAACTGCTCATGTTCAAGGAAAAGTTTACGTGGAAGTGAGCAGAACAAATTATTTCAGTAATCAAGTCCTGTGAGAGTGAAGCAAAATAGAGCAAAATAGATTTCCATTCCTTTCaattagtatttttaaattaaattgaaatgtcATATAAAACCCTTGTATTTACAGTTACCTTACTATCATATAggcacattattttatttatttgtgcaatttATAAAGAaactatttttgctttttcagaCTCATCCAAAGCATTTCCTCATTGGATAAACAAGATGCATTTTACAGAAGCTGAACCTCAAGACTTTTTGAACcaagccaattgtgatttattcaataaaccatggctaagAAAACCATTGCTTGGTGTAATGTATGAACCCAATGATTATGATCGTCTTAATCCTAAACATCTTGACACCAGGGTACTTAAAGTTTGTCTGCTTATACGAGCGTCTCCAATGTGTAAGCCATACATTAGAAATTTTTCTGAGTGTCAGCAAATAGAGACACtttcttggtttttattttagttgtatggcatagcagatcagtgttcatgctgcttttcttgctgggaaatccttgtgaggtctagcagccagatgtgtagactatttagccatgacaagtcacgttgctggggcgcaccacgaggaggctagtctacattgcaccgagctgggctgagagagagtgactggcccaaggtcacccagccggctttcatgcctaaggcaggactagaactcacagactcctggtttctagcccagaaccttagccactagaccaaactggctctcacacttcCTTGTGATAGAACCCAACTGATGGATCACTCATCTTTGACTAATAACAAAGAAAGCTCCTGAACAAAGCCATACTTTACATGCAAGAGGTCCTAAATTCAATCTGCAGCACCTCCAGGCAGGATTAAGAAAACTCCAGGCTGAAGTAAGTGAGGGAGATGAACCATGACCTAACATAGTACAAGGAAGCCTCTTATGCTTTCTATTTCTTGGGAGACAAATTGAAATCTGCTGGTTGAAAGCTTTTAACACTTGCTAAACCGTATAGTTCTAATAATACGGTTCCAACTATCTTCTACTTGTGCTTTTATGGGTtttttataaaacataaaatgtacaaaatatattttgcacaTACTGCTTttgaatttattgatttatcaatTTATTCTATTGATAGAGCCACCCATTTCatatagtgactctgggtggcatacagtgggtaaaaacaatataaaacatagtATAAAATGCAGCAACACACACAGCAGCTGAAAAACCAAACTAATCCAAATAACAACACATCACAAACTCTCACTTACGCTCTGACCCCCATGCCCAGAacatgaaaaaaagatgaaaggtcccctgtgcaagcaccgactcatgtctgaccctttgggggggcgccgcttttgtgatgttttcttggcagactatagagtggggtggtttgccattgccttccccagacaTTGCCTTCcacagcaagctgggtactcattttaccgaccttggaaggatggaaggctgagtcgacctgagtcggctacctgagaatccagcttctgctgggatcgaacttgggttgtggggagagtttaggttgcaatactgccacctaccactctgagccacatgagGCTGTCATAACCATGACCAGAACATAACCATGCCTTAAGAGCCTTCCAAgggccagcagggttgggccaATCTACACTCAGAGGGAACTGCGTTCCACAGAGCAGTGGCAGCAACCAAAAAGGCCCACTTTTTGAGACCTGCAAGATGACTTACTTTGCttgatgggacctgtagcatgcctctcctgctggatctaatACGATAGCTAGAAAGAACTGGGGAGAAgaggtcccacaaataacctggccctatgccatgaacaACTTTCTAGTTGACAACCAACATCCTgagttgcacctggaagcacatttCCAATCAATGCAACTCATTGACAGAAGTGTAACATGCACACACCAATATGTAttcataactgcctgcaccactgcattctgcaccagccacagcttccagatgctcttcaaaggAAGCCCCATGTACAGCTCATTGCAGTTATCCACCCAGgaagtgactaaggtgtgagtgactgtgagcagagcctcctggtccaggaaagggaacAACCGAAGTGTAAGATGAAGTTGTACAAAAACCCTCCTGGCCCTGGCTGCCGCCTGTTCCTTGAATAGGAGCtccaagtccagaaggacccccaggttgCACATCAGTTCTGcttgaggcagtgcaaccccatccagaagaaGAGATAGCAAATGCTTGGATGCAGGGGCCCCTAAAACGCAAAGCCACTTAGTCTTactagggttgagttgaagcctgtttttccctttCCAGACCCCTAtaacctccagacactgagataaAACCTTCACAGACAGCAgcttcaggtagatgttaaataggaatgggGAAAGCACCAAGCTCTGAGGCACCCTGCAAAGCCCtgccccatcaacactgactgaaactgactctggaggaaggaggagaaccagagtAACGCTGTAcaccccactcccaacccccaaagccagtccagaagggtaccatgattgatggtgttaaaggccgctgagagatcaagagaaCCAAGGATGGGTATACTACACCCATCCATTTGGTCCTGTGCCCAGGTCTGAACCACACTGAAAGGGGGCTAAATAATCTGCTTTCTCCAGAGTCCTCTAAAGTTGCAAAAGGTAAAGTGGTTTACAAGTAtttgaaatcaataaaataaactcaAGAAGGCAGGTTGGAGCATTTCAAAAATGCTTTTTTGGACAATGTATCTTGCCTCCTCACAAATCTTTCTCTGTTGTGATATTAGCACCTAACTTCTACCCCCTTCTGATTCCCATAAATCTTTCATTCCTATAGAgtagaaacaagcaaacaattgaAATTCAACCctgaaatatgtatatattctaaCAGAACCAGAAATTAGGCTCCAAGGTTTAAAACATTTCTGCTAGGGCATCTTGTAGGATGAGATCTAGCCCAATATTCCATTTCCAAAGCAGCTGCCTGGAATTTCCTGAACAAGACAGGAAGATGCTAGATTTCCACTGATGGTTAATACCCaagaataaataatgaataatcaGAGATATAATATCTCCGGACACGGAGCCTTCATTTAGCTACCATGACTTAGGTTTGTCAATCTAAGGAAAGTGGATAACGGggggaacaaataaaataaataaataaactttaaatgAACATAGAGGAGACATCTCTAAAAAAGGACATAGAGCAAGTAAGGGCATTTGATAGACAGAAAGAAGCTGTTAGTCCTTATCCTCCATAtatcaaacaaaaaaaatcaaatgcagcaATCTCATCCTTAAAGGGCAACGACCTTCTTCTAGAAACCTAAAACAGCAAGGAATGATTGAGCTATGGAAACTCGGTTACcttaagggagagagggagggaaattgGCTTTTTGGCATCATGAAAGGTCCCAGCATGGCTGGACCAGGAAGAAATACATCAGCACACGGAGTTGCATACAAGTCAACTATGGAACTGAAGGTAGAAGTTTGAATAAGGCTCGGACTGGTTTAGAGAGGGCAACCGTGAGTGGCACCCAAATTGTTCCAAAGCAACAAAGCCACTAGATACATTCAGTGCAGATAACTCAGTCCTAGCAGCTTGAGAAAGATGGCACCCTGTTGGCGTCACCTAATACAGAGAACTGCTTGCAGCTGCCAGTTGCCATTTTTCAATATGTTCCCGCTTGCAGCCAGGTTTAGTCAGAAAGCCCAATCAATGCAGGTAACCAAATACATCCAATACAGTGTCTTGAGAGGGCACTTTCAACTGTTAATGTTGGAGGAATCAGTCTAAGGAAAGTGGATAATGGGGGgaacaaatagaaaaaataaactttaaatgaACTTAAACATCTCTAAAAAAGGACTAAAACATCTCTAAAAAAGGACATTGAGCAAGCAAGGGCATTTGAAAGAGAAGACTGCACCAAGAAATAGCTAGCCAACCTAATTGTTTTCTGCTGGTAGAAGGTTTCAGTCCTCTTGCATTGTGAATTAGCACAGAGTGAAGAGAGCTATACTATGTGATTCTAATCATAACAAATCAGTTGCCAAAAGTCAGGTTTGCGAgttgagttcaattcctggtgtctttatatggatgtgtccatggcAACAATACAAAATTGGCTTGCAATTTActcttttgtatgtgtatgtgtgtgtgtttatttcccATTATATCATAAAGTCTGGCCTTCagtggtggtttcccatccaagcactaaccactAGATCCAACCCTGATTTCTGTGATAAACCAAGATCCAGTAGGCATCTCCTACGACACTAGCTAAAGTGCTGTGATATCACAGAGTattcatatctattttaactgcTCAGGTCATAGATCAGGATTGCAATATTGTCTATTAAAGTCTGAAGGAAGTGAAAAGTAGATTCAGTTAATGGAAGGGAGATGCAGAATTTGTATGAAGCTCCAGGGAAGATGGTACCTTGCAAAGATGCAGTAAAGACCATGTACTGTACATGAGAAATGGGAGAGGAGATTGAATGTGAATAACATGACACAATCCTTAAGCAAGGATCATAAATGGAATGGGACAAACTTTATTTtgggaaaaatgcagaaaaattaaaagaaggttGGATTCCCCACatgaaatttttaaaacttcaggtcACTAATAAATAGAAGTTCTTAACTATTAGCTTATAGAGcaaatttcttcctttcttttttttttttggtgcccttgagtcagtgttggctcctggtcaagtccctgcagttttcttggcaagatttcaggagtagtttgccattgcctgcttcctagggctgagagagagtgactggccaaagatcacccaactggctttgtgtctaaggcgggactagtctcccagtttctagcctgatgccttcaccactacaccaaactgactctcttagCAATTTCTAATTTGACAAAGAtaagtatattatatatttaaatattgtatAAATTAGACCAATAATATTCAAAGATGCATACTGTATCTATCTTTCCTCACAGAGAACAGATTATTTCCATGCTCACCTGCcctatttaatgttttaatgatgTTTAGAGCAAAACTGCAATGAGGTGGTAGAGGAGGCAATGCATATTAATAAATGAATCACCAGACTCAATTCAGTTCCAAACACAATGTTTATTCTATAATACCCAGATTCTAGAGAAGCACGTTACATGGGTTATCTGTTAAATTCTTCTGAATAGCTGAGTGAGGGGATCAGTGATAGAGCATTGAATGAAAGATGCCTCCAGTGAATCAGCCATCAACTCTGGGCTAGAATGGAGATGAGGAGAatcatattaaattattttatgctTCCTTTTCTTGATATAAGGAAGTATACTGTGTTCATATCAAAACAATAAGCTGCCTTAGATCAGATCAGATCCCTGGTCCACTTAGTATTAGCTGCAGTACCTTCTCCAACTTGATGTCTTCCACATGTGCTCATTAAAACTCCCATCACCCTCCGACAGCATTAGCTGTAGACTAGCATATGTGGAGAAGGTATTAGATGTTTTCTCTACATGGACAAACAATAACTTTCTGGGGATTCAGCCTAGAACCATTCTCAGTCCTACCTGATGACGCTAACGAATGAGCACGAAGAATCTTACACGAATTTAATGTGTGCTCTTCAAGAAGCagcatttctttcaaaagagaaagTGAGTGGATTCACATATCATATTAAGTCATGGTTTGcctaatcatggtttgttgaataagacaAAAGGTGGGATCCCAATGAGATCAACAAATACACAGTTATGAATTGTAGCACATGGTTTCGAGTGGAGGGTAGAAAGAGAAAAGACTATAGAGCAGTTTTGCATAACTTTGGCCCCACCAAGCTAAACGCAGCCTGTGAGAAAGGCTATGGAG contains:
- the ARMH4 gene encoding armadillo-like helical domain-containing protein 4, whose protein sequence is MAGIQDLITEIICSAHFHVNFSLNMSSLRGFHMFVAFCLILLDFSSLQCLALRQVEKRHVRELHLALPAGNSLANTNVSNPEGNLSSSMDTASTSASESLYGASVEPSGRSLNRATTVKTTLPTILHVHNPLERSDMDVFASTGLEIAVESERQIGLKGPNEKLDKYGTQEALLATVVTIPDPVVEDGMLSSSAKETVDGGWGEGNLDGDLFTPGSLEGGAHVDPSDNPKSTIQKTINSFAATISPSNLLKNPFLPTGQPVDLAKGSDGNSFPTIGMGTDTATEPRLLLADAPLSLEGEIPENQGHLKDILSTTMMAAAGLLLSDEWDDTKLEPSSQMKAMHLVKMNQPQTVQPTGQEEEDVKKVLSPSLLATTAKGSKDNQSGSGQIPGQVEESTNTSLNLAHTTDLSEKVGAQSGSPVENIDPTVISQSRLFPETITTTDVTKSDVFQTLRSQLRGTATALHDSGTMPPPVISGGLPTQKITGSQNVMEEEIELATQIPTVSSVSQLLRLLDNVAATVSPHSTHLPVKMVEAEGPVTVLENKEIISVTYIPATLADLRVPTKMTDGTTDTMTALPSLASSTRQTTVPAAHRITTASTYGLERLESEEEEEEEEEEEEEEEEEEEEEEMDEDEEENDDDREPNSIDESLDADLSSFTVPGETSQEPLERLEGPAGELSGISYHVPNAIEWEQQNQGLVRSWMEKLKDKAGYMSGMLVPVGVGIAGALFILGALYSIKIMSRRRRNGFKRHKRKQREFNSMQDRVMLLADSSEDEF